Proteins from a genomic interval of Papaver somniferum cultivar HN1 chromosome 4, ASM357369v1, whole genome shotgun sequence:
- the LOC113276038 gene encoding vacuolar protein sorting-associated protein 24 homolog 1-like gives MKLVNNLMKAPEVAATMQEFSKEMTKAGVIEEMVNDALNDALYSEGIEEETEQEVEKVLTEIAGETAAQLPVAARRERLKQPVQTAAEEEAIAEGDDEEELEAIRARLAKVRS, from the exons ATGAAGCTTGTCAATAACCTCATGAAGGCTCCAGAAGTGGCCGCAACAATGCAAGAATTCAGCAAAGAAATGACCAAG GCGGGAGTAATTGAAGAAATGGTAAATGACGCTCTTAACGACGCACTTTATTCAGAAGGCATCGAGGAGGAGACCGAACAAGAAGTTGAGAAGGTTTTGACAGAAATAGCTGGAGAAACTGCAGCACAGCTTCCTGTAGCAGCGAGAAGAGAGAGATTAAAGCAACCCGTCCAAACAGCAGCTGAG GAAGAGGCTATAGCCGAGGGTGATGACGAGGAAGAACTAGAAGCAATACGGGCAAGACTTGCCAAAGTGAGGTCTTAG